In one window of Oscillatoria sp. FACHB-1407 DNA:
- a CDS encoding S8 family peptidase, whose translation MKRVLLLLLFLVGLTWALLSFPGLAMRGQYDSIILDFKDNLGQAQIEQEIQAIAQQFGVTPQLNSAFSQTEQVYVLPGNPQLLKALRQSEFRQDVESIDPNYLYQAFDIPNDPDYAKQWNLRSINVETAWDETKGDGVTVAVIDTGISQVPDLMDTKFVPGYDFVNDRTDASDDNGHGTHVAGTIAQSTNNGYGVAGVAYHASLMPLKVLSAAGGGTVADIAEAIRFAADNGADVINMSLGGGGDAAVMKEAIDYAHSKGVVIVAAAGNSNANAAAYPARYPNVIAVSALDPSGAKAPYSNYGAGVDISAPGGSKVDGDAGGILQNTIDPQTGAAVFASFQGTSMASPHVAGVAALVKAAGVEEPDAIAQILRQSARVIQDDELNHFGAGQLDATAAVRLAQKGQITVRDFFRWLRDNGYLNLRFWFDGGVVALMPKILMVLGSYLLAWFLRNYLPWFSFAFAGGAVVGSSGLFFLRGLYLYDAPQLPFRVLGSSIPELGGAFQGSGVLNPITASVLIPLVLVALLLGHQQWKWFAVGSALGVASCLLVSAILSPQVLWMGDGAIARSYLVLNAFLCFGLAKIAAKTAHEG comes from the coding sequence ATGAAACGAGTCCTGTTGTTGCTTCTGTTTCTAGTGGGCTTAACCTGGGCACTGCTGAGTTTTCCGGGGTTAGCAATGCGAGGACAGTACGACTCCATTATCCTCGACTTCAAAGACAACCTGGGACAGGCTCAGATTGAACAAGAGATTCAGGCGATCGCGCAACAGTTTGGAGTAACGCCTCAACTGAACAGTGCCTTTTCGCAAACTGAACAGGTCTATGTGTTACCTGGCAATCCACAATTGTTGAAGGCATTGCGACAGTCGGAATTTAGACAGGATGTAGAATCCATCGATCCTAACTACCTCTACCAGGCGTTCGACATCCCCAATGACCCTGACTACGCCAAACAGTGGAACCTACGAAGCATTAATGTGGAGACAGCCTGGGACGAAACCAAAGGAGACGGCGTAACTGTTGCAGTTATCGATACCGGGATTAGTCAGGTTCCCGATTTGATGGACACCAAATTTGTCCCCGGTTATGACTTTGTCAACGATCGCACAGATGCCTCAGACGACAACGGACACGGAACCCACGTCGCAGGGACAATCGCTCAATCCACGAATAACGGGTATGGCGTCGCAGGGGTTGCCTATCATGCCAGCTTGATGCCTCTTAAAGTGTTGAGTGCGGCAGGCGGTGGCACGGTTGCTGATATCGCTGAGGCGATTCGGTTTGCAGCCGATAACGGGGCAGATGTGATCAACATGAGCCTGGGTGGTGGTGGCGATGCAGCCGTGATGAAAGAGGCGATCGACTACGCCCATAGCAAAGGGGTCGTGATTGTTGCTGCCGCAGGGAATTCTAATGCGAATGCAGCGGCCTATCCAGCCCGCTATCCCAATGTCATCGCGGTTTCTGCACTCGATCCGAGTGGAGCCAAAGCTCCCTACTCCAACTATGGGGCTGGGGTGGATATCTCCGCTCCTGGTGGCTCTAAAGTCGATGGCGATGCGGGCGGCATTTTGCAAAACACGATTGATCCACAGACAGGCGCAGCCGTTTTTGCGTCATTCCAGGGTACCAGCATGGCGTCTCCCCACGTTGCGGGTGTGGCGGCTCTAGTCAAAGCAGCAGGTGTAGAGGAACCGGACGCGATCGCCCAAATTTTGCGCCAGTCAGCACGGGTTATTCAAGATGATGAACTTAACCACTTTGGGGCAGGTCAGTTAGACGCGACTGCGGCGGTGCGTCTGGCACAAAAAGGACAGATCACCGTGCGTGATTTCTTCCGATGGTTGCGTGATAACGGCTATCTCAACCTCCGTTTCTGGTTTGATGGTGGCGTGGTTGCGCTGATGCCCAAGATTCTCATGGTGCTGGGTTCCTACTTGTTGGCATGGTTCCTGCGTAACTATCTGCCCTGGTTTAGCTTTGCTTTTGCAGGGGGAGCCGTCGTTGGCAGCAGCGGTTTATTTTTCCTGCGGGGATTGTATCTGTATGACGCGCCGCAATTACCGTTCCGGGTGTTGGGTAGCTCTATTCCAGAGTTGGGAGGCGCGTTTCAGGGAAGTGGCGTTTTGAATCCGATTACGGCAAGTGTGTTGATTCCCCTGGTTCTGGTGGCGTTACTGCTGGGGCACCAGCAATGGAAGTGGTTTGCAGTGGGTTCTGCCCTGGGAGTGGCGTCCTGTCTGCTGGTCAGTGCTATTCTTTCACCACAGGTATTGTGGATGGGGGATGGGGCGATCGCCCGTTCCTATCTCGTTCTCAATGCGTTTCTCTGCTTTGGTTTGGCAAAAATTGCCGCTAAGACAGCACACGAAGGATAA
- a CDS encoding thioredoxin family protein, translating to MIDLGYCDRSLALKKRLDASADITVWSDSTMELTVVKFSSEDCGLCHKMSFYDQKVAEELGLKFVDVKMQDTATYRKYRKILLAQYPDKAEMGWPTYLVCDAPEGDFKIVGEVKGAHPKGEFRGKLQEVLATMN from the coding sequence TTGATAGATTTGGGCTATTGCGATCGCTCTTTAGCCCTCAAGAAGCGATTGGATGCATCAGCAGATATCACTGTTTGGAGTGACTCAACTATGGAACTCACTGTTGTTAAATTTTCTTCAGAAGACTGTGGACTTTGCCACAAAATGTCGTTTTATGATCAAAAAGTAGCCGAAGAACTGGGGCTAAAATTTGTCGATGTCAAAATGCAAGACACCGCCACTTATCGCAAATATCGCAAGATTTTGTTAGCGCAATACCCCGACAAGGCTGAAATGGGTTGGCCCACCTACCTGGTTTGTGATGCCCCTGAAGGCGATTTCAAAATTGTCGGTGAGGTCAAAGGTGCCCATCCCAAAGGGGAGTTTCGCGGCAAATTGCAAGAGGTTTTGGCAACCATGAATTAG
- a CDS encoding phosphoglycerate kinase, translated as MSKKTLANLAASDLQDKRVLVRADFNVPVDDQNNITDDTRIRAALPTINELTSKGAKVILTSHFGRPKGVTEKYRLTPVAKRLSEVLGQEVIKCDDCIGEEVATTVAAMKPGQVILLENVRFHPEEEKNDPEFAKQLASVADLYVNDAFGTAHRAHASTEGVTHYLKPSVAGFLIEKELQYLQSAIESPQRPLAAIVGGSKVSSKIGVIETLLEKVDKLLIGGGMIFTFYKARGLSVGKSLVEEDKLELAQALEAKAKERGVALLLPTDVVVADNFAADANAQTVGIDAIPDGWMGLDIGPDSIKVFKDALADCKTVIWNGPMGVFEFDKFAKGTEAIAYALADITKTGATTIIGGGDSVAAVEKVGVADQMSHISTGGGASLELLEGKVLPGIAALDDA; from the coding sequence GTGTCAAAAAAAACTCTAGCAAATTTAGCAGCATCTGATTTGCAGGATAAGCGCGTCTTAGTGAGAGCAGACTTCAACGTTCCCGTCGATGACCAAAACAACATCACGGATGACACCCGGATTCGGGCGGCTCTACCTACGATTAACGAGCTAACGTCTAAAGGAGCTAAGGTCATCCTGACGAGTCACTTCGGTCGTCCTAAAGGTGTGACTGAGAAATACCGTCTGACCCCTGTCGCCAAGCGTCTCTCCGAAGTGTTGGGGCAAGAGGTGATTAAGTGTGATGACTGCATTGGAGAAGAAGTCGCCACCACCGTTGCTGCCATGAAGCCAGGTCAAGTCATTCTATTAGAGAATGTACGCTTCCATCCTGAAGAAGAGAAAAACGACCCTGAATTCGCTAAGCAATTGGCATCCGTTGCAGATTTGTACGTTAACGATGCGTTCGGGACAGCTCACCGCGCCCATGCGTCCACAGAAGGTGTGACCCACTATTTGAAGCCTTCCGTCGCTGGATTCCTGATCGAAAAAGAACTGCAATACCTGCAAAGTGCAATCGAATCACCCCAACGTCCTCTAGCGGCGATCGTCGGTGGTTCTAAGGTATCCAGCAAAATCGGTGTGATTGAAACCCTCCTGGAGAAAGTAGACAAGCTGCTGATCGGGGGTGGCATGATCTTCACTTTCTACAAAGCGCGTGGCTTGTCGGTCGGTAAATCCCTGGTCGAAGAGGATAAATTGGAACTGGCACAAGCTCTAGAAGCGAAGGCCAAAGAGCGGGGTGTGGCTTTGTTGTTGCCCACCGATGTGGTCGTAGCAGACAACTTCGCCGCCGATGCCAATGCTCAAACCGTCGGCATTGACGCGATTCCCGATGGTTGGATGGGTCTAGACATTGGTCCTGACTCGATCAAGGTCTTCAAAGACGCTCTAGCAGACTGCAAGACCGTCATCTGGAATGGTCCCATGGGTGTGTTTGAGTTTGACAAGTTTGCCAAAGGCACCGAAGCGATCGCCTATGCATTGGCTGATATCACCAAAACTGGAGCAACCACTATCATCGGTGGTGGTGACTCGGTCGCAGCCGTTGAGAAAGTTGGGGTTGCTGACCAAATGAGCCACATTTCCACCGGGGGCGGTGCTAGCCTCGAATTGCTGGAAGGCAAGGTGCTTCCAGGTATTGCTGCCCTGGATGATGCTTAA
- a CDS encoding universal stress protein: MFKIVLFPIDQSRESREAADTVANIVKTYKSRLVILSVVESPDEEANPTAADLTMTSPAAIAELLQTAKTLFSEQGIEAELIERQGKPAFTICDVADEIGANLIVMGCRGLGLTDEGASDSVTNRVINLSPCPVLIVP; encoded by the coding sequence ATGTTTAAGATAGTTCTGTTTCCCATTGACCAAAGTCGTGAATCTCGTGAGGCAGCAGATACTGTTGCCAATATTGTGAAAACTTATAAGAGTCGTCTGGTCATTCTGTCTGTGGTCGAAAGCCCTGATGAAGAAGCCAATCCTACGGCAGCCGATTTGACCATGACCTCGCCAGCCGCGATCGCTGAGCTGTTGCAAACAGCAAAGACCCTCTTTAGTGAGCAGGGCATCGAAGCGGAACTGATCGAGCGTCAGGGCAAACCTGCTTTTACGATCTGCGATGTCGCTGACGAAATCGGAGCCAATCTGATCGTTATGGGATGTCGCGGTTTGGGGCTAACCGATGAGGGAGCTTCTGACAGCGTTACCAATCGCGTGATCAATCTCTCGCCCTGTCCGGTGTTAATTGTTCCTTAA
- the ylqF gene encoding ribosome biogenesis GTPase YlqF, with translation MSSPPIQWYPGHIAKAERQLLDQLKKVDVVLEVRDARIPLSTHHPQMKQWVNNKGRVLVLNRMDMIPPRLRQQWTEWFDANGETPYFTDAQHGKGVDAVSQAAQAAGAQMNQRRRDRGMLPRPVRAVVIGFPNVGKSALINRLLKRRVVESARRPGVTRQLRWVRISDELELLDAPGILPSQLKDQMAAIKLAICDDIGEAAYDNQRIAAALVDLLKQLQAIAPNVVSEDVLRSRYDFASESLTGESYIEALSEHRYQSDREKTARQILNDFRKGNLGAVPLELPPQ, from the coding sequence ATGAGTTCTCCTCCGATCCAGTGGTATCCAGGGCATATTGCCAAAGCTGAACGTCAGTTGCTTGACCAGCTTAAAAAAGTCGATGTGGTGTTGGAGGTTCGGGATGCTCGAATTCCCCTGTCAACCCATCACCCGCAAATGAAGCAGTGGGTTAACAACAAAGGTCGAGTGCTGGTGTTAAACCGGATGGATATGATTCCCCCCCGGTTGCGGCAGCAGTGGACAGAGTGGTTTGATGCCAACGGCGAAACTCCCTACTTTACCGACGCTCAACACGGTAAGGGGGTTGATGCTGTGTCTCAAGCGGCGCAAGCGGCGGGAGCCCAAATGAATCAACGCAGGCGCGATCGCGGTATGTTGCCTCGTCCTGTGCGTGCGGTCGTCATCGGCTTTCCCAATGTTGGCAAATCGGCTCTGATCAACCGTCTGCTGAAGCGGCGAGTGGTCGAGAGTGCGCGTCGTCCCGGTGTCACACGGCAGTTACGCTGGGTTCGTATCTCTGATGAGTTGGAACTGTTGGATGCCCCCGGTATTTTGCCTTCCCAGTTAAAAGACCAGATGGCAGCGATCAAGCTGGCGATATGTGACGACATTGGCGAAGCGGCGTATGACAACCAGCGCATTGCCGCTGCTCTGGTCGATCTGCTCAAACAACTTCAGGCGATCGCCCCCAATGTGGTGTCAGAGGATGTTTTGCGATCGCGCTATGATTTTGCCTCTGAATCTCTGACCGGGGAGAGCTACATTGAGGCACTCTCTGAGCATCGATATCAGAGCGATCGCGAGAAAACCGCTCGGCAAATTTTGAACGACTTTCGCAAAGGTAACTTAGGAGCCGTTCCGCTAGAATTGCCACCGCAGTGA
- a CDS encoding Maf family protein, with protein sequence MLPPFVLASASPARRRLLQNVGIEPIVQPSHFDEDQIQVNNPAEYVKVLAHSKAKTVAPQFPQALVLGCDSILALNSEIHGKPADAAEAIARWQQMRGRVGELYTGHALIDGTQDKTIVRCQVTQVQFAQVSDRQIEAYVATGEPLHCAGCFAIEGRGGFFVEGIQGCHTNVIGLSLPLLRQMLSDLGYDATDFWLK encoded by the coding sequence ATGCTTCCTCCCTTTGTCCTAGCCTCCGCCTCTCCCGCCCGACGACGGCTCCTGCAAAATGTGGGCATCGAACCTATTGTTCAGCCGAGCCACTTTGACGAAGACCAGATTCAGGTCAATAACCCGGCTGAGTATGTCAAAGTGCTCGCCCACAGTAAGGCAAAAACGGTTGCACCTCAGTTTCCTCAGGCATTAGTGTTGGGGTGTGACTCGATCTTGGCGTTAAATAGTGAGATTCATGGCAAACCTGCCGATGCAGCAGAGGCGATCGCCCGATGGCAACAGATGCGGGGTCGGGTTGGCGAACTCTATACCGGACATGCCCTGATCGACGGTACGCAGGACAAAACGATCGTGCGTTGTCAGGTTACGCAAGTCCAGTTTGCTCAGGTGAGCGATCGCCAAATTGAAGCCTATGTAGCAACGGGGGAACCGCTTCACTGTGCGGGTTGTTTTGCGATAGAGGGTCGGGGTGGCTTCTTCGTAGAAGGCATTCAGGGATGCCATACCAATGTCATTGGGTTGAGCCTGCCTCTATTACGGCAAATGCTGAGTGATTTAGGATACGACGCTACAGATTTTTGGCTGAAATAG
- a CDS encoding serine/threonine-protein kinase: MDSSVAIFSRFRRPTQNTPLSQLCGSKRLFRNRYKVLQTLGRGGFGVTYLAKDVSLPGSPECVIKQLCPKVNNPAILQRASERFEREAKTLAQLGSHAQVPQLLDYFQEQGEFYLVQEYIRGVNLAKEVRNVGPLSELAVKRFLREILPVLDYIHRNQVIHRDIKPLNIIRCEDDGRLVLIDFGAVKEQIVEVDDMTQRGQSTQFVGTVGFAPPEQISLRPVFASDIYAIGMTCLYLLTGRPPMEFDCDPLTGEIMWESMLHLSDHFGKVLSKMLKCSVVDRYQSAEQVLRALELEPYLDKLADCMNTKTRSHESEAEAVEAPRYLSPIARRAQEIRDWRSRLLAKQRTRKNLVSPV; encoded by the coding sequence ATGGATTCTTCAGTAGCCATCTTTTCACGCTTCCGACGTCCCACTCAAAACACTCCGCTGAGTCAATTGTGTGGGTCTAAAAGGCTCTTCCGTAATCGTTACAAGGTTTTGCAAACTCTTGGTCGGGGTGGTTTTGGAGTCACCTATCTTGCCAAAGATGTCAGTTTGCCTGGTTCCCCTGAATGCGTCATTAAGCAGCTCTGCCCTAAGGTTAACAATCCTGCCATTCTTCAAAGAGCTTCTGAGCGGTTTGAGCGGGAAGCCAAGACGTTAGCCCAACTGGGTAGTCACGCTCAGGTTCCCCAATTACTTGATTACTTTCAAGAACAGGGTGAGTTTTACCTGGTGCAGGAGTATATTCGGGGCGTTAACCTGGCAAAGGAAGTTCGCAATGTTGGTCCGCTCTCAGAACTGGCGGTCAAGCGGTTCTTGCGGGAAATTCTTCCTGTGCTTGACTACATCCACCGCAATCAGGTAATTCACCGCGACATCAAGCCTCTCAACATCATCCGCTGTGAGGACGATGGTCGTCTGGTGTTGATTGACTTTGGAGCCGTCAAAGAGCAGATTGTTGAGGTTGATGACATGACCCAACGGGGGCAGTCAACCCAGTTTGTAGGCACAGTTGGGTTTGCTCCACCTGAGCAAATCTCACTGCGTCCTGTCTTCGCCAGCGACATCTATGCGATCGGCATGACCTGCTTGTATTTGCTGACGGGGCGTCCTCCAATGGAGTTTGACTGCGACCCCCTGACGGGCGAAATTATGTGGGAGTCGATGCTGCATTTGAGTGATCACTTTGGCAAGGTGCTTAGCAAGATGCTGAAGTGCTCTGTCGTCGATCGCTATCAGTCGGCAGAGCAGGTGTTGCGAGCATTGGAGTTAGAGCCGTATCTAGACAAGCTGGCAGACTGCATGAACACCAAAACACGGTCGCATGAGTCTGAGGCTGAAGCCGTTGAGGCTCCCCGGTATCTCTCACCGATCGCCCGTAGAGCGCAGGAGATTCGGGACTGGCGATCGCGCCTGCTTGCAAAGCAACGTACCCGTAAGAACCTCGTCTCCCCGGTTTAA
- a CDS encoding protein kinase family protein — MNQLLGGRYQFIKILGSDVLGRTYLVGDTQLSGYPKCVIRHLKLPEQNPRTLRFVLTLLKKKAESLQKFSKHDRIPKILTFFEENNNFYLVEEFIPGQPLTQELAPGHTWTELQATKLLQEMLEILVVVHGWGVVHRNIKPSSWIRRSSDGLLVLAGFGIFREISAQATRSLTSTSGNSTPTTNSIDGASPYTPPDQIQGQLQFNSDLYAVGVIIIQGLTGLTTEVLSQVLAANPANEQGRSWHSHTQTGRELSLVLDKLVHPDSKQRYQQATEALDDLRSQVLSKQNLSKLPTPLSNGGSPNGMLAKEPEPPQPQSPQSLQLPPPPAQASHHRPRRPSLQAIALGAVVVAVLAAVLLKLPQSLLAQYFLQRASEQKQLNRPEEAIASYTRSLQWHPTSSAYFNRGIALTEQQDLQAALEDLDRAIQLDPDMAQAYYERGNLWFELGDRQRAIADYTQTIRLAPNSPKAYVNRGTVRAESGDEQGAIEDYTQAIQLDPIFPAAYLNRCLSRSNLKNHQEAIADCTQAINLQPNSVRAYQNRGLTRRRLGDLTGAIEDFNIAIRLDPQDPDPYYNRGLARYELGDQQGAIADYTAAIQRNPEHVFAHYDRALVRVEAGDQRGAIEDFQQSATLCLNSGRMGCYEDAQYQLKQLQGN; from the coding sequence GTGAACCAGCTACTGGGTGGTCGCTACCAATTCATCAAAATCTTAGGCTCAGACGTATTAGGACGAACCTATCTCGTCGGTGATACTCAGCTTTCTGGTTATCCTAAGTGCGTCATTCGACACCTCAAACTGCCTGAGCAAAACCCCCGGACACTGCGCTTTGTACTAACACTCCTCAAGAAGAAGGCGGAGTCGCTTCAAAAGTTTAGTAAGCACGATCGCATTCCAAAAATTTTGACCTTCTTTGAGGAAAATAATAATTTTTATTTAGTTGAGGAATTCATTCCCGGACAGCCGCTCACCCAAGAACTTGCTCCCGGTCACACCTGGACTGAATTACAGGCAACCAAGCTCTTGCAAGAGATGTTAGAGATTTTGGTCGTGGTGCATGGTTGGGGTGTGGTGCATCGCAATATCAAACCGTCTAGCTGGATTCGCCGCAGTTCAGATGGATTGTTGGTGTTAGCAGGGTTTGGCATTTTTAGAGAGATCAGTGCTCAGGCAACGCGATCGCTGACTTCTACATCAGGCAACAGCACTCCAACCACCAACAGCATAGATGGGGCATCCCCCTATACCCCACCCGACCAGATTCAGGGGCAATTGCAGTTCAACAGTGACCTGTATGCCGTGGGTGTCATCATCATTCAAGGCTTGACCGGGCTGACAACAGAGGTGTTGTCACAGGTGCTTGCGGCTAATCCTGCGAATGAACAGGGGCGTTCGTGGCATAGTCATACCCAGACGGGACGAGAGCTCAGTCTGGTGCTTGACAAACTGGTACATCCCGACAGCAAACAGCGATATCAGCAGGCAACAGAAGCGTTGGACGATCTGCGGAGTCAGGTGTTGTCTAAGCAAAACCTGTCAAAACTACCTACACCATTGTCAAACGGGGGGTCACCCAATGGGATGTTGGCGAAGGAGCCTGAACCGCCTCAACCTCAATCGCCCCAGTCGTTACAACTACCCCCTCCACCAGCCCAAGCCTCCCATCACCGCCCCCGTCGCCCGTCGCTCCAGGCGATCGCCCTTGGGGCAGTGGTCGTGGCAGTGTTGGCGGCAGTGCTGCTGAAATTGCCGCAATCCTTACTGGCGCAGTATTTTTTGCAGCGAGCCTCCGAGCAAAAGCAGTTAAATCGCCCAGAGGAAGCGATCGCCAGTTATACGCGATCGCTTCAATGGCATCCCACCAGTTCTGCCTACTTTAATCGCGGCATTGCCCTGACCGAGCAACAGGATTTGCAAGCCGCGCTAGAGGATTTGGATCGAGCGATTCAGCTTGACCCTGATATGGCGCAAGCCTATTACGAACGCGGCAATCTCTGGTTTGAATTGGGCGATCGCCAGCGTGCTATTGCCGACTATACTCAAACGATTCGTCTGGCTCCCAATTCCCCTAAAGCCTATGTCAACCGGGGAACTGTGCGAGCAGAGTCTGGGGATGAACAGGGCGCGATCGAAGACTACACACAGGCAATTCAACTCGATCCAATCTTTCCGGCGGCCTATCTCAATCGTTGCCTATCACGGTCAAACTTAAAAAATCATCAAGAAGCGATCGCCGATTGTACGCAAGCGATAAACTTGCAACCTAACTCGGTGCGGGCTTACCAAAATCGCGGTTTGACTCGACGGCGATTGGGCGATTTAACAGGTGCCATCGAAGATTTTAATATTGCGATTCGGCTTGATCCACAAGATCCAGACCCATACTACAATCGTGGGCTTGCCCGCTATGAGTTAGGAGATCAACAAGGGGCGATCGCTGACTACACGGCTGCGATTCAACGCAACCCAGAACATGTGTTTGCCCACTACGACCGGGCCTTAGTCCGAGTCGAAGCTGGAGATCAACGTGGCGCGATCGAAGATTTTCAGCAATCTGCAACGTTGTGTCTCAACTCAGGTCGTATGGGCTGCTATGAAGATGCTCAATATCAACTGAAGCAACTCCAGGGAAATTAA
- a CDS encoding BamA/TamA family outer membrane protein: MRVSAVASLIVAIGLGGIVPEAVASVLNPTLADTVTRPMPHAGSTPSHRISQAQPNSIYYYQDYQEAPAQPTATATPNATTSDTTGFPSPGSTPSPSTSGSVTPTVDFPRPVVVPISPASPPIAPAPSTPVAPLTTSDLAVTTLSVRVQGADAELQQLVLQSIQTRPGGATSQSQLQRDVNTILNTGLFANATVLSYARQEGVDVLFTVEPVVVRSLQLNGARVLSPTTVNEIFQAQLGQPISPNALRQGVEQINQWYADNGYTLAQVIALRPDRNGVITINVAEGVIARVNIRFLNAEGSPTDEQGQPIQSRTQESFIRREVQLQPGQIFNETTAQEDLQRLFRLGVFDRADIALAGDPQAVDVTYNLIERPSRSINLGGGYSDQAGLFGTITYQDNNIGGIGQRLGGNLQVGTRDFQFDVNFTSPYRESAPDRLGYQVNAFRRRILSPTFTREVRLPNGDIAREGRFGAGVSVMRPIGEWDAELGLNYTRVSIRDGSGDIATEDELGNPLTVSGEGADDLTTLSFEVTQDRRNNLVNPSDGSVLSLRTEQSIPIGQGTILLNRLQANYTRYFPVNLLDAGTPEEPEVLAFNVQGGTIFGDAPPYYSFNLGGGNSVRGYREGRVGTGRRYVLASAEYRFPIFRPVGGVFFADFASDLGSGDEVLGEPAIARDKPGTGFGYGFGVRIMTPIGLLRGDYGFNDEGESRFFFGIGQRF; encoded by the coding sequence ATGCGTGTTTCCGCTGTTGCCAGTTTGATCGTGGCGATCGGGTTAGGAGGAATAGTACCGGAGGCAGTCGCTTCAGTTTTGAATCCCACGTTGGCGGATACGGTTACACGACCCATGCCTCACGCTGGCTCAACTCCATCTCATCGCATCAGCCAGGCTCAACCCAACTCCATTTATTATTATCAGGACTATCAGGAAGCCCCGGCTCAACCCACAGCAACTGCAACCCCAAACGCTACAACGTCTGACACAACCGGGTTTCCCAGTCCTGGTTCTACTCCGAGTCCCTCGACGTCGGGTTCCGTCACGCCAACCGTTGACTTTCCGCGTCCGGTAGTGGTGCCTATTAGCCCTGCCAGTCCGCCAATTGCTCCAGCACCCTCAACTCCAGTAGCACCGTTAACCACCAGTGACCTGGCGGTGACAACGTTGAGTGTGCGAGTCCAGGGAGCCGATGCGGAGTTGCAGCAATTGGTTTTACAGAGCATTCAGACGCGACCCGGTGGAGCCACCAGTCAGAGCCAACTGCAACGCGATGTCAACACTATTTTGAATACAGGATTGTTTGCCAACGCTACGGTGTTGAGCTATGCCCGACAAGAAGGGGTGGATGTGTTGTTCACCGTCGAGCCTGTGGTGGTGCGATCGCTCCAACTCAACGGGGCACGAGTTCTCAGCCCAACGACAGTAAACGAAATCTTTCAAGCCCAGTTGGGACAACCGATTAGCCCCAATGCTCTACGACAGGGAGTTGAGCAGATCAATCAGTGGTATGCCGACAATGGCTATACGCTGGCGCAGGTGATTGCTCTGCGTCCCGATCGTAACGGGGTCATCACCATTAACGTAGCTGAGGGAGTGATTGCCCGTGTCAACATTCGTTTTTTGAATGCGGAGGGTAGCCCCACGGACGAACAGGGGCAACCGATTCAGAGTCGAACGCAGGAGAGCTTCATTCGCCGTGAGGTGCAACTACAACCGGGGCAAATCTTTAACGAAACCACAGCTCAGGAAGATTTACAGCGATTGTTTCGCTTAGGGGTGTTCGATCGCGCCGATATTGCTTTAGCGGGTGATCCTCAAGCCGTTGATGTTACCTATAACCTGATTGAGCGTCCCTCGCGATCGATCAATTTGGGGGGTGGTTACAGCGACCAGGCAGGATTGTTTGGCACGATTACCTACCAGGACAACAACATTGGCGGCATTGGACAACGACTGGGCGGCAACCTGCAAGTCGGCACCCGTGATTTCCAGTTTGATGTCAACTTCACCAGTCCCTACCGTGAGAGTGCGCCCGATCGCCTGGGATATCAGGTTAATGCCTTTCGGCGGCGCATCCTATCGCCCACCTTTACCCGCGAGGTGCGGTTGCCCAACGGCGACATTGCCCGTGAAGGACGGTTTGGTGCTGGGGTGAGTGTAATGCGCCCGATTGGTGAATGGGATGCGGAATTGGGGCTAAACTATACCCGCGTCAGTATTCGGGATGGCAGCGGCGATATCGCAACAGAGGACGAGTTAGGTAATCCCTTAACGGTGAGTGGCGAGGGGGCAGACGACCTGACCACGTTATCGTTTGAAGTCACCCAAGATCGCCGCAACAATCTGGTAAATCCCAGTGATGGGTCGGTGCTGTCGCTGCGAACGGAGCAATCCATTCCGATTGGGCAGGGCACTATTTTGCTCAACCGTCTGCAAGCCAACTACACGCGCTACTTTCCGGTGAATTTGCTGGATGCAGGCACCCCAGAAGAACCAGAAGTTTTAGCCTTTAACGTGCAGGGTGGAACGATTTTTGGGGATGCCCCTCCCTACTATTCCTTTAATTTGGGAGGCGGTAACTCGGTGCGCGGCTATCGAGAAGGACGGGTTGGTACAGGGCGACGCTATGTGCTGGCATCAGCGGAATACCGCTTTCCTATTTTTCGTCCGGTGGGTGGCGTGTTCTTTGCCGATTTTGCCTCCGATTTGGGGTCGGGGGATGAAGTGTTAGGGGAACCCGCGATCGCCCGTGATAAACCCGGGACTGGTTTCGGTTACGGCTTCGGCGTTCGCATCATGACCCCAATCGGCTTGCTCCGGGGTGATTATGGATTTAACGATGAGGGAGAGAGTCGATTTTTCTTTGGCATCGGTCAGCGGTTTTAG